One window of the Gambusia affinis linkage group LG13, SWU_Gaff_1.0, whole genome shotgun sequence genome contains the following:
- the yipf4 gene encoding protein YIPF4, whose amino-acid sequence MQFSPTNGDFTFVSSSEAEDLSGTISTPDVKLNMASEGGRDPYATTFLRQRGYGWLLEVEEDDNEESKPLLEELDIDLKDIYYKVRCVLMPMPSLGYNRQVVRDNPDFWGPLAVVLLFSMISIYGQFRVVSWIITIWIFGSLTIFLLARVLGGEVSYGQVLGVIGYSLLPLIVITPLLLVIGGFEVVSTLAKLFGVFWAAYSAASLLVGDEFKTKKPLLIYPIFLLYIYFLSLYTGV is encoded by the exons ATGCAGTTCTCTCCCACCAACGGAGATTTCACGTTCGTCTCCTCCTCAGAAGCTGAAG ACCTCAGTGGAACCATCAGCACCCCTGATGTTAAACTGAACATGGCCAGTGAAGGAGGCAGGGATCCATACGCCACCACCTTCCTGAGGCAGCGAGGCTACGGCTGGCTGCtagaagtggaagaagatgaCAACGAGGAGAGCAAACCTCTTCT GGAGGAGCTGGACATTGACCTGAAGGACATCTACTATAAGGTCCGCTGCGTGCTGATGCCCATGCCGTCACTGGGTTACAACCGACAAGTAGTTCGAGACAACCCAGATTTCTGGGGCCCTCTGGCTGTTGTGCTCCTTTTCTCCATGATCTCAATCTACGGGCAGTTCAGG GTTGTATCTTGGATCATCACCATCTGGATATTCGGATCACTTACCATCTTCCTGCTTGCTCGTGTCCTTGGTGGTGAG GTTTCTTATGGCCAAGTTCTTGGAGTGATTGGAtattctcttcttcctctcatTGTCATAACCCCTCTGCTTTTAGTGATTGGAGGGTTTGAAGTGGTGTCCACGTTAGCCAAA CTCTTTGGCGTGTTCTGGGCTGCCTACAGTGCTGCTTCACTCCTCGTCGGAGATGAATTTAAAACTAAGAAGCCCCTTCTCATATATCCCATTTTCCTATTGTATATCTATTTCCTGTCACTGTATACTGGTGTGTGA
- the exo1 gene encoding exonuclease 1, whose protein sequence is MGISGLLQFLKDAAEPVNIKKYKGQTVAVDTYCWLHKGAFSCAEKLAKGEPTDQYVWYCMKFVDMLLNFSVKPILVFDGRNLPSKQEVEKTRRERREANLQKGRQLLREGKLSEARDCFGRCVNITPAMAHNLIKAARQRGVDCIVAPYEADAQLAYLTKTGFAQAVVTEDSDLLAFGCKTVILKMDKHGNGIEIDQKNLGRCRSLGNVFTEEKFRHMCILAGCDYLPSLHGIGLGKACKLLRLAKDPDILKVIRKMGQYLKMNVVVPEDYVEGFVRANNTFLYQLVFDPAMRNVVPLNPYPQHIDPASLHYAGINLGDDKGLDMALGNIDINTMERIDDFSPDSPRPQACKARSNSWSSCPSAAGVSIWSKSFRPGSTAPPCPDVSAEKPPSTRGQERVISLDHLRLQHREQPLKRLREDSCVSDQDVLQQYSSSGLKRSKLEPRQDKPTSSSQPRPQNCFAFTTLLQRRNHESQDDGRQATHSRFFSKSSSTITESTEASAGDPERTVGDPSQDQSSLGERDGPDVPPVETPSPPTSPAKTPPTSSSEGPKLFQWSGSASSSAGLCRAAKTPSGLLALQQFHYKRETSSTLQTSCQLSAGSNSPERKSENEDPGPESPPSQDSAYFSQSLSTSFHKEDVLPFSCSFSSHEETEMNSSTDSEPVTESPASFTETCRKPGMLGSKVSGLSKPKSSTRNQAVNTSTLGPARASGLRKKAAGSGKKCSSANNENNPGVQATISSLWKNFSYKKETVKVSSSKKGEPMSPVKDNLLLPQPT, encoded by the exons ATGGGAATATCTGGACTGTTGCAGTTCCTCAAAGATGCAGCAGAGCCCgtcaacattaaaaaatataaaggcCAGACAGTGGCTGTGGACACGTACTGCTGGCTTCATAAAGGAGCTTTTTCCTGTGCTGAGAAGCTTGCTAAAGGGGAACCGACTGATCA ATATGTGTGGTACTGCATGAAGTTTGTGGATATGCTGTTGAATTTCTCAGTTAAACCCATCCTGGTGTTTGATGGACGCAATCTGCCTtctaaacaggaagtggaaaagaCTCGCAGAGA GCGCAGGGAAGCCAACCTTCAAAAAGGACGACAGCTGCTGCGTGAAGGGAAACTGTCAGAGGCCAGAGACTGCTTCGGACGTTGTGTTAACATCACCCCCGCCATGGCTCATAACCTTATTAAG GCTGCGAGGCAGAGGGGGGTGGACTGCATTGTGGCCCCTTATGAAGCCGATGCTCAGCTAGCCTATCTGACTAAAACTGGGTTCGCTCAGGCTGTCGTCACTGAGGACTCTGACCTGTTGGCATTTGGCTGCAAAACC GTAATTCTCAAAATGGACAAGCACGGCAACGGAATAGAGATAGATCAGAAGAACTTGGGCCGCTGTCGCTCCCTGGGGAACGTTTTCACCGAGGAGAAGTTTCGCCATATGTGCATCCTCGCTGGCTGTGATTACCTGCCCTCCCTGCATGGAATCGGCCTCGGAAAGGCCTGCAAGCTGCTCCGGCTTGCCAAAGACCCTGACATTCTGAAG GTGATCAGAAAGATGGGCCAGTACCTGAAAATGAACGTGGTGGTTCCTGAGGACTACGTTGAAGGATTCGTCAGAGCCAATAACACCTTTCTCTACCAGCTGGTGTTTGATCCTGCCATGAGGAACGTGGTGCCTCTTAATCCTTACCCTCAACACATCGACCCAGCCTCCCTCCACTACGCTGGAAT AAATCTAGGAGATGACAAAGGCTTGGATATGGCCTTGGGAAACATTGACATCAACACCATGGAGAGGATAGATGACTTCAGTCCAGACAGCCCCCGTCCACAG GCGTGCAAAGCTCGCAGCAACAGCTGGAGCAGCTGCCCGTCTGCAGCAGGAGTCAGCATCTGGAGCAAGAGCTTCAGGCCAGGTTCCACTGCTCCTCCCTGCCCTGACGTTTCCGCAGAGAAGCCACCCTCCACCAGGGGGCAGGAGAGAGTCATCAGCCTGGACCACCTGAGGCTGCAACACAGAGAGCAGCCGCTGAAGAGGCTGAGAGAAG ATTCTTGTGTATCGGATCAAGACGTTTTGCAGCAGTATTCCAGTTCAGGGCTGAAACGTTCCAAGTTAGAGCCGCGGCAAGACAAGCCGACCTCCAGCAGCCAGCCTCGGCCACAGAACTGCTTCGCCTTCACCACCCTGCTGCAGCGGAGAAACCACGAGTCCCAGGACGATGGCAGGCAGGCCACCCACAGCAG ATTCTTCAGCAAATCAAGTTCAACAATTACTGAGAGCACCGAGGCGTCTGCTGGGGACCCAGAGCGGACAGTTGGGGACCCTTCTCAGGACCAGTCTTCACTCGGTGAAAGGGACGGTCCTGATGTTCCACCTGTAGAGACACCCAGCCCTCCTACCTCCCCTGCCAAAACCCCCCCCACCTCATCCAGTGAGGGGCCGAAGCTGTTCCAGTGGTCAGGCTCCGCCTCCTCCAGTGCTGGGCTCTGCAGAGCGGCAAAGACCCCCTCAGGCCTCCTCGCCCTGCAGCAGTTCCACTACAAAAGAGAGACTTCCTCAACTCTTCAGACATCTTGTCAGCTTTCTGCAGGCTCTAATTCCCCtgagagaaaatctgagaaTGAGGATCCTGGTCCAGAGTCTCCCCCCTCCCAGGACAGTGCTTACTTTTCCCAGTCCCTGTCCACTTCCTTTCACAAAGAGGACGTCCTCCCCTTCAGCTGCTCCTTCTCCTCCCATGAAGAGACT gaGATGAATTCAAGCACTGATTCAGAACCGGTGACAGAAAGCCCCGCTTCCTTCACAGAGACCTGCAGGAAACCAGGCATGCTGGGGTCAAAG GTTTCCGGACTGTCCAAGCCGAAATCCAGCACGCGGAATCAGGCGGTGAACACGTCGACGTTGGGCCCAGCCAGAGCCAGCGGTCTGAGGAAGAAGGCTGCAGGTTCTGGGAAGAAATGTTCCTCAGCCAATAACGAGAACAACCCTGGAGTGCAGGCCACCATAAGCAGCCTCTGGAAGAACTTTAGCTATAAAAA ggaAACTGTGAAGGTCAGCTCCTCCAAGAAAGGAGAGCCGATGTCTCCAGTGAAAGACAACCTGCTGCTTCCTCAGCCTACATGA